In Xanthomonas sp. SI, the following are encoded in one genomic region:
- a CDS encoding glycoside hydrolase family 125 protein, translating to MPSRRDVLQLLGSAAGAGLLASAVPGFAASGAAAAGLPSKRPPPAQRRFVSAAVEKHLCTVKAGIGDPRLAWLFENCYPNTLDTTVEIGTRNGKPDTFVITGDIEALWLRDSSAQVHPYVPLAKRDPALRRMFHGLIQRQAACIQLDPYANAFLPDGKSQRLKWSVADITEMKPGVGERKWEVDSLCYPIRLAHEYWRASGDAAPFDDDWRAAMHVVVKTFREQQRLHDRGPYNFQRPSPLATETLVLEGYGQPTKPNGMIHSMFRPSDDACLYPLFVPANLFAVTSLRQLATMSEALHHDAAFAGECRALADEVETATRKFGQMRDADGQPFWAYEVDGYGNQLFIDDANAPGLLSLAYLGCCDRRDPLFLRTRQLAWSERNPYFYRGRAAEGVGSPHSGMGTIWPMSIMQYALASDDDAQIRQCLAWLKSTDAGSGFMHEAFDKDDPSKFTRDWFAWANTLFGELIVDLHQRKPHLLKA from the coding sequence ATGCCTTCCCGCCGCGATGTCCTCCAGTTGCTCGGCAGCGCCGCCGGCGCCGGCCTGCTCGCCAGCGCCGTGCCCGGCTTCGCCGCGAGCGGCGCAGCGGCGGCAGGCTTGCCCAGCAAGCGCCCGCCGCCGGCGCAACGGCGCTTCGTCAGCGCCGCGGTGGAAAAGCACCTGTGCACGGTCAAGGCCGGCATCGGCGATCCGCGCCTGGCCTGGCTGTTCGAGAACTGCTATCCGAACACGCTCGACACCACCGTCGAAATCGGCACCCGCAACGGCAAGCCGGACACCTTCGTCATCACCGGCGACATCGAGGCGCTGTGGCTGCGCGATTCCTCGGCGCAGGTGCATCCGTACGTCCCGCTCGCCAAACGCGATCCCGCCTTGCGGCGCATGTTCCATGGCCTGATCCAGCGCCAGGCCGCCTGCATCCAGCTCGACCCCTACGCCAATGCGTTCCTGCCCGACGGCAAGAGCCAGCGCCTGAAATGGTCGGTGGCCGACATCACCGAGATGAAGCCTGGCGTCGGCGAGCGCAAGTGGGAAGTGGATTCGCTGTGCTACCCGATCCGGCTGGCGCACGAATACTGGCGCGCCAGTGGCGACGCCGCCCCGTTCGACGACGACTGGCGCGCGGCGATGCACGTGGTGGTCAAGACCTTCCGCGAGCAGCAGCGCCTGCACGACCGCGGCCCCTACAATTTCCAGCGCCCCTCGCCGCTGGCCACCGAGACCCTGGTGCTGGAAGGCTACGGCCAGCCGACCAAGCCCAACGGCATGATCCACTCGATGTTCCGCCCGTCCGACGACGCCTGCCTGTACCCGTTGTTCGTGCCGGCCAACCTGTTCGCGGTGACCTCGCTGCGGCAGCTGGCGACGATGAGCGAAGCGCTGCACCACGATGCCGCCTTCGCCGGCGAATGCCGCGCGCTGGCCGACGAAGTCGAGACCGCCACGCGCAAATTCGGGCAGATGCGCGATGCCGATGGGCAGCCGTTCTGGGCCTACGAAGTGGACGGCTACGGCAACCAGCTGTTCATCGACGACGCCAACGCCCCAGGCCTGCTGAGCCTGGCCTACCTGGGCTGCTGCGACCGCCGCGATCCGCTGTTCCTGCGCACCCGCCAGCTGGCGTGGAGCGAGCGCAACCCGTACTTCTACCGTGGCCGCGCCGCCGAGGGCGTGGGCAGTCCGCATAGTGGCATGGGCACGATCTGGCCGATGTCGATCATGCAGTACGCGCTGGCCAGCGACGACGACGCGCAGATCCGCCAATGCCTGGCCTGGCTGAAGAGCACGGACGCCGGCAGCGGCTTCATGCACGAAGCCTTCGACAAGGACGACCCGAGCAAGTTCACCCGCGACTGGTTCGCCTGGGCCAACACCTTGTTCGGCGAACTGATCGTCGACCTGCACCAGCGCAAACCGCACCTGCTGAAAGCCTGA
- a CDS encoding glycoside hydrolase family 3 C-terminal domain-containing protein produces MSDSARRDADTARSRLKPLLQGILRGLYVLGLAAAPLAHADDAEDRAAALVAKMTREEKVAQAMNDAPAIPRLGVPAYEWWSEGLHGIARNGYATVFPQAIGLAATWNTTLLEQVGTVTSTEARAKFNLAGRPGKDHPRYAGLTIWSPNINIFRDPRWGRGMETYGEDPYLTGQLAVGFIHGLQGDDLSHPRTIATPKHIAVHSGPEPGRHGFDVDVSPRDLEATYTPAFRAAIVDGQAGSVMCAYNSLHGTPACAADWLLNGRLRGDWGFKGFVVSDCDALDDMTQFHYFRADNAGSSAAALKAGHDLNCGHAYAELGQAIERGDADEALLDQSLVRLFAARYRLGELQPQRKDPYARLGAKDVDSAAHRALALQAAQQSLVLLQNRNATLPLKPGLRLAVIGPNADALAALEANYQGTSAAPVTPLLGLRERFGAANVSYAQGAPLAAGVPGMIPETALRSDGKPGLRGEYFDNVDLAGNPRTQRQDRVVSFNWDQVAPAKSVDKDRYSVRWSGELLPPGPGDYTLAVRVARCFDCAGHDPVRLYIDDKLVVAGNAEDKHLPAGMHNADGRNVETVLHFDDTRPRRIRLELEHRGQDQGLRLEWLAPAAPQLAEAERAVAQADAVVAFVGLSPDVEGEELRIDVPGFDGGDRNDLALPAAQQALLERAKASGKPLVVVLMSGSAVALNWAKQHADAIVAAWYPGQSGGTAIAQALAGDVNPGGRLPVTFYRSTKDLPAYVSYDMKGRTYRYFKGEPLFAFGSGLSYTSFAYAAPQLSATTLQAGANLQVRTQVRNSGTRAGDEVVQVYLEYPQRAQSPLRTLVGFQRVTLQPGETREVSFELAPRQLSDVDRAGQRAVQPGDYRIFVGGGQPGTGAPGDAAAFSIQGSAPIPR; encoded by the coding sequence ATGAGCGATAGCGCGCGACGCGATGCGGACACTGCGCGGTCGCGGCTGAAGCCGCTCCTACAGGGGATTTTGCGGGGGCTGTATGTGCTTGGATTGGCCGCTGCGCCGCTTGCGCATGCCGACGACGCCGAGGACCGCGCCGCCGCGCTGGTGGCGAAGATGACGCGCGAGGAAAAGGTCGCGCAGGCGATGAACGATGCGCCGGCGATTCCGCGCCTGGGCGTGCCTGCCTACGAATGGTGGAGCGAAGGCCTGCACGGCATCGCCCGCAACGGCTACGCCACCGTGTTCCCGCAGGCGATCGGCCTGGCCGCGACCTGGAACACCACCCTGCTCGAGCAGGTCGGCACCGTGACCTCGACCGAAGCGCGCGCCAAGTTCAATCTCGCCGGCCGCCCCGGCAAGGACCACCCGCGCTACGCCGGGCTGACCATCTGGTCGCCCAACATCAACATCTTCCGCGACCCGCGCTGGGGCCGTGGCATGGAAACCTACGGCGAAGACCCGTATCTCACCGGACAGCTGGCGGTGGGCTTCATCCACGGCCTGCAGGGCGACGACCTCAGCCACCCGCGCACCATCGCCACGCCCAAGCACATCGCCGTGCACAGCGGCCCGGAACCCGGCCGCCACGGCTTCGACGTGGACGTGTCGCCGCGCGACCTGGAAGCGACCTACACCCCGGCGTTCCGCGCCGCCATCGTCGACGGCCAGGCCGGCTCGGTGATGTGTGCCTACAACTCCTTGCACGGCACCCCCGCCTGCGCCGCCGACTGGCTGCTCAACGGCCGCCTGCGCGGCGACTGGGGCTTCAAGGGCTTCGTCGTCTCCGACTGCGACGCGCTCGACGACATGACCCAGTTCCACTATTTCCGCGCCGACAACGCCGGCTCCTCCGCCGCCGCGCTCAAGGCCGGCCACGACCTCAACTGCGGCCACGCCTATGCCGAACTGGGCCAGGCGATCGAGCGCGGCGACGCCGACGAAGCCCTGCTCGACCAGTCGCTGGTGCGATTGTTCGCCGCGCGCTACCGGCTCGGCGAACTGCAGCCGCAGCGCAAGGACCCATACGCGCGGCTGGGCGCCAAGGACGTGGACAGCGCCGCACACCGCGCGCTGGCGCTGCAGGCCGCGCAGCAATCGCTGGTGCTGCTGCAGAACCGCAATGCCACGCTGCCGCTGAAGCCGGGCCTGCGGCTAGCGGTGATCGGCCCCAATGCCGACGCGCTGGCCGCGCTGGAAGCCAACTACCAGGGCACCTCGGCCGCGCCGGTGACGCCGCTGCTGGGCCTGCGCGAACGCTTCGGCGCCGCGAATGTGAGCTACGCGCAAGGCGCCCCGCTCGCCGCCGGCGTGCCCGGCATGATCCCCGAGACCGCCCTGCGCAGCGACGGCAAGCCCGGCCTGCGTGGCGAGTATTTCGACAACGTCGATCTGGCCGGCAATCCGCGCACGCAGCGCCAGGACCGCGTGGTCAGCTTCAACTGGGATCAGGTGGCGCCGGCCAAGAGCGTGGACAAGGATCGCTATTCGGTGCGCTGGAGCGGCGAACTGCTGCCGCCCGGACCGGGCGACTACACCCTGGCGGTGCGCGTGGCGCGCTGCTTCGATTGCGCCGGCCACGATCCGGTGCGGCTGTACATCGACGACAAGCTGGTCGTCGCCGGCAACGCCGAAGACAAGCACCTGCCGGCCGGCATGCACAACGCCGACGGCCGCAACGTCGAGACCGTGCTGCACTTCGACGACACGCGCCCGCGCCGCATCCGCCTGGAACTGGAGCACCGCGGCCAGGACCAGGGTCTGCGCCTGGAATGGCTGGCGCCGGCCGCGCCGCAACTGGCCGAGGCCGAACGCGCGGTCGCGCAGGCCGACGCGGTGGTCGCCTTCGTCGGCCTGTCGCCGGACGTGGAAGGCGAGGAACTGCGCATCGACGTGCCCGGCTTCGACGGCGGCGACCGCAACGACCTCGCCCTGCCCGCGGCGCAGCAGGCGCTGCTGGAGCGCGCCAAGGCCAGCGGCAAGCCGCTCGTGGTGGTGTTGATGAGCGGCAGCGCGGTGGCCTTGAACTGGGCCAAGCAGCATGCCGACGCGATCGTCGCGGCGTGGTATCCGGGGCAGTCCGGCGGCACCGCGATCGCGCAGGCGCTGGCCGGCGACGTCAATCCGGGCGGCCGCCTGCCGGTCACCTTCTACCGCTCCACCAAGGACCTGCCGGCCTACGTCAGCTACGACATGAAGGGGCGCACCTACCGCTACTTCAAGGGCGAGCCGCTGTTCGCGTTCGGCAGCGGGCTGAGCTACACCAGCTTCGCCTACGCCGCGCCGCAGCTGTCGGCGACCACGCTGCAGGCCGGCGCGAACCTGCAGGTGCGCACGCAGGTGCGCAACAGCGGCACGCGCGCCGGCGACGAGGTGGTGCAGGTGTACCTGGAATACCCGCAACGCGCGCAATCGCCGCTGCGCACCCTGGTCGGCTTTCAGCGGGTGACGCTGCAGCCGGGCGAAACGCGCGAGGTGAGTTTCGAGCTGGCGCCGCGGCAGCTGAGCGACGTCGATCGCGCCGGCCAGCGCGCGGTGCAGCCCGGCGACTACCGCATCTTCGTCGGCGGCGGCCAGCCCGGCACCGGGGCGCCCGGCGACGCGGCCGCGTTTTCGATCCAGGGCAGCGCGCCCATCCCGCGGTGA
- a CDS encoding glycoside hydrolase family 2 protein yields MTQPHRRSRSAPHLRLPARLGLLLALGLPTLGQAAVPTTLPLQQGWQVRLAPGEVRAKEFPKAAQWLPAQVPGTVQTDLIAAGVVPDPFYRDNEAKIQWAGLSDWQYQTRFKADAALLAREHVELVFDGLDTFAEVYLNGKKLLAADNMFRQWRVDAKPLLKRGDNVLEVRLYSPIKKIQPWLAKQPYALPGAYDSAFGDEPVARHSSTYVRKAPYTFGWDWGPRIVTAGIWQDVRVEAWDALRVEGLHIAQQRVDADAAQLLAQLEVQAGRSGEVQLELDVLGPDGQRVAQLSQKAVLDPGSNTLTVPVRIAKPQRWFPAGYGKQDLYTFKARIRDAAGDSYATERVTGLRSVELRRDQDKWGKGFAIVVNGIPVFAKGANLIPFDSFPSRVDAARMRGILQSARDANMNMLRMWGGGHYQPDSFYEDADRLGIMIWQDFMFGGAIPPYDVAFRENTRAEAEAQVKRLGDHPSIVIWCGNNEVQTGWENWGDRVKFKQSIDPEERSRIERGMTTLFGTVLREAVSKYDSDTPYWATSPGTDFDGAADQPDDGDMHYWKVWGGPALPVTEYLNVTPRFMSEYGLQSFPEMRTIRAFAEPGDLQPESPVMRAHQKFDKGNGNQRLLLYIRREFGEPKDFESFVYLSQLMQAEGIALAAEHLRASRPQSMGTLYWQLNDVWPGASWSSLDYFGRWKALHYHAKRFYAPELIAALRNDKGQTEVTLVSDRTVPLAARWRMRVMDVSGKVLSKSEKPVTLAPLSSVRVGSFSDAQLLRRADPMRSFAVFELLDGARVLSRNLVFFDAAKNLHLPSPDIRSELRADGDGYALTLTSTTLAREVWLGFGDLDATLSDNAFDLLPGEPLTVHVRSNATLEQLRSALQVRDLAQTLTGSPPEPAEAK; encoded by the coding sequence ATGACCCAGCCGCACCGCCGTTCCCGTTCCGCGCCGCACCTGCGCCTTCCCGCCCGGCTCGGGCTGCTGCTGGCGCTGGGCCTGCCCACGCTGGGCCAGGCCGCGGTGCCGACGACGCTGCCGCTGCAACAGGGCTGGCAGGTGCGGCTGGCGCCGGGCGAGGTGCGCGCCAAGGAATTCCCGAAGGCCGCGCAGTGGCTGCCGGCGCAGGTGCCGGGCACGGTGCAGACCGACCTGATCGCGGCCGGGGTAGTGCCCGATCCGTTCTATCGCGACAACGAGGCAAAGATCCAGTGGGCCGGGTTGAGCGACTGGCAATACCAGACCCGCTTCAAGGCCGACGCCGCGCTGCTCGCGCGCGAACACGTGGAGCTGGTGTTCGATGGCCTGGACACCTTCGCCGAGGTCTACCTCAACGGCAAGAAACTGCTCGCCGCCGACAACATGTTCCGGCAGTGGCGGGTGGACGCCAAGCCGCTGCTCAAGCGCGGCGACAACGTGCTGGAAGTGCGGCTGTACTCGCCGATCAAGAAGATCCAGCCGTGGCTGGCCAAGCAGCCGTACGCGCTGCCCGGCGCCTACGACTCGGCGTTCGGCGACGAGCCCGTCGCGCGGCACAGCTCCACCTACGTGCGCAAGGCGCCCTACACCTTCGGCTGGGACTGGGGCCCGCGCATCGTCACCGCCGGCATCTGGCAGGACGTGCGCGTGGAAGCCTGGGACGCGCTGCGCGTGGAAGGCCTGCACATCGCCCAGCAACGCGTCGATGCGGACGCGGCGCAACTGCTGGCGCAACTGGAGGTGCAGGCCGGCCGCAGCGGCGAGGTGCAGCTGGAGCTGGACGTGCTCGGCCCCGACGGCCAGCGCGTGGCGCAGCTGAGCCAGAAGGCGGTGCTCGATCCCGGCAGCAACACGCTCACCGTGCCGGTACGCATCGCCAAGCCGCAGCGCTGGTTCCCGGCCGGCTACGGCAAGCAGGATCTGTATACGTTCAAGGCGCGCATCCGCGACGCCGCCGGCGACAGCTACGCCACCGAGCGCGTCACCGGCCTGCGCAGCGTCGAGCTGCGCCGCGACCAGGACAAGTGGGGCAAGGGCTTCGCGATCGTGGTCAACGGCATCCCGGTGTTCGCCAAGGGCGCCAACCTGATCCCGTTCGACAGCTTCCCCAGCCGCGTCGATGCGGCGCGCATGCGCGGCATCCTGCAATCGGCGCGCGACGCCAACATGAACATGCTGCGCATGTGGGGCGGCGGCCACTACCAGCCGGACAGCTTCTACGAGGACGCCGACCGCCTGGGCATCATGATCTGGCAGGACTTCATGTTCGGCGGCGCGATCCCGCCCTACGACGTGGCGTTCCGCGAAAACACCCGCGCCGAGGCCGAAGCGCAGGTCAAGCGCCTGGGCGACCACCCCAGCATCGTCATCTGGTGCGGCAACAACGAAGTGCAGACCGGCTGGGAAAACTGGGGCGACCGGGTCAAGTTCAAGCAGTCGATCGATCCGGAAGAACGCAGCCGCATCGAACGCGGCATGACCACGCTGTTCGGCACCGTGCTGCGCGAGGCGGTGAGCAAGTACGACAGCGACACCCCGTACTGGGCGACCTCGCCCGGCACCGATTTCGATGGCGCCGCCGACCAGCCCGACGACGGCGACATGCACTACTGGAAGGTCTGGGGCGGTCCGGCGCTGCCGGTCACCGAATACCTCAACGTGACCCCGCGCTTCATGTCCGAGTACGGCCTGCAGTCGTTCCCGGAAATGCGCACCATCCGCGCCTTCGCCGAACCCGGCGACCTGCAGCCGGAATCGCCGGTGATGCGCGCGCACCAGAAGTTCGACAAGGGCAACGGCAACCAGCGCCTGCTGCTGTACATCCGCCGCGAATTCGGCGAGCCCAAGGACTTCGAGAGCTTCGTCTACCTGAGCCAGCTGATGCAGGCCGAGGGTATCGCTCTGGCCGCCGAGCACCTGCGCGCGTCGCGGCCGCAGTCGATGGGGACGCTGTACTGGCAGCTCAACGACGTGTGGCCGGGCGCGTCCTGGTCCAGCCTGGACTACTTCGGCCGCTGGAAGGCGCTGCACTACCACGCCAAGCGCTTCTACGCGCCGGAGCTGATCGCCGCGCTGCGCAACGACAAGGGCCAGACCGAGGTGACGCTGGTGTCCGACCGCACCGTGCCGCTGGCCGCGCGCTGGCGCATGCGGGTGATGGACGTATCCGGCAAGGTCCTGAGCAAGAGCGAGAAGCCGGTGACCCTGGCGCCGCTGTCCAGCGTGCGCGTGGGCAGCTTCAGCGATGCGCAGTTGCTGCGCCGCGCCGATCCGATGCGCAGCTTTGCGGTGTTCGAACTGCTCGATGGCGCGCGCGTGCTGTCGCGCAACCTGGTGTTCTTCGACGCGGCCAAGAACCTGCACCTGCCCAGCCCCGACATCCGCAGCGAGTTGCGTGCCGACGGCGACGGCTACGCGCTGACCCTGACCAGCACCACCCTGGCGCGCGAAGTGTGGCTGGGGTTCGGCGATCTGGATGCCACGCTGTCCGACAACGCATTCGACCTGTTGCCGGGCGAGCCGCTGACCGTGCACGTGCGCAGCAACGCGACGCTGGAACAGCTGCGCAGCGCCTTGCAGGTGCGCGATCTGGCACAGACCCTGACCGGGTCGCCGCCCGAGCCGGCGGAGGCGAAGTGA
- a CDS encoding family 20 glycosylhydrolase, producing the protein MIAAGARQRTPHRPTTAPAGAAAASRTTWLGLALFALVAVLSGCDRKAPAAADTAKPAAAPAPVAPKPVSTAPLPLIPAPAQAKRGSATLTIGTGSTLSVPTDDDAAMRVARQLAALLEKTRGLSLEVRAETIPANGAIRLQMNPNAPVEAPEGYGLDVDGSTMLIQARDERGLFYGAMSAWQLLTPDAGKGEVDVPEVKIRDWPRFGWRGLLLDVARHFHSPDTVKHVIDAMAEHKLNVLHLHLTDDQGWRIEIKRYPKLTEIGAWRTPPGAGTQGVPESYGGFYTQDQIRDLVAYAAARHVTIVPELDMPGHAQAAVAAYPELVGVTKQRPKVSVDWGVNPYLFNTDEKSMTFIQGVLDEVLQLFPSQYIHIGGDEAVKDQWERSPAVRAQMRKLGIKDAHAMQGWFNQQLSDYLTKHDRRLIGWDEILEGGLPASASVMSWRGVDGAVAAAKQGHDVVLVPAGWLYLDNLQSARSDEPNGRLAVLPLQKVYEFDPVPAALSAEEAKHVLGAQAALWAEYIPSAWHIDHALFPRLGALAEAAWSPPAARGWDGFLQRLPAQLNRYRALGIDYGDGAFAPDIAIQGGDNAALESGKASIALGNQAKFGSFRYTIDGSEPTADSPRYDKPFDVTLPVTVRAATFADDGSVLAAARTRILDRPGLLSRDTQGLSSCADGSLGLRVPLLPDMSGKDTPVFNIDLFGSCWRYADARLDGIARIRIDAARLARNYGLAHEQVKVKQYPAKTAHGELEVRLGDCKGKLLARIPLPGGKALGEQFSLEAPLPKQTGTHDLCLRSTARINGPYYAIGAVHLIETTAQAPPAAAR; encoded by the coding sequence ATGATTGCAGCAGGTGCACGCCAGCGCACGCCACACCGCCCGACGACCGCCCCGGCGGGCGCCGCGGCGGCGTCCCGCACCACGTGGCTGGGGCTTGCCCTGTTCGCCCTCGTTGCCGTACTGAGCGGCTGCGACCGCAAGGCCCCCGCCGCGGCGGACACCGCCAAGCCCGCCGCTGCGCCCGCACCGGTTGCGCCGAAGCCGGTCAGCACCGCGCCGTTGCCGCTGATTCCGGCACCGGCGCAGGCCAAGCGCGGCAGCGCCACGCTGACCATCGGCACCGGCAGCACGCTGTCGGTGCCGACCGACGACGACGCGGCCATGCGCGTGGCCCGGCAATTGGCCGCGCTGCTGGAAAAGACCCGCGGCCTGTCGCTGGAGGTGCGCGCCGAGACCATTCCGGCCAACGGCGCCATCCGCCTGCAGATGAACCCCAACGCTCCGGTGGAAGCGCCGGAAGGCTACGGGCTGGACGTGGACGGCAGCACCATGCTGATCCAGGCGCGCGACGAGCGCGGCCTGTTCTACGGCGCGATGAGCGCCTGGCAGCTGCTCACCCCCGATGCCGGCAAGGGCGAAGTGGACGTACCCGAGGTCAAGATCCGCGACTGGCCGCGCTTCGGCTGGCGCGGCCTGCTGCTCGACGTGGCCCGCCATTTCCACAGCCCGGACACGGTCAAGCACGTCATCGATGCGATGGCCGAGCACAAGCTCAACGTGCTGCACCTGCACCTGACCGACGACCAGGGCTGGCGCATCGAGATCAAGCGCTATCCCAAGCTCACCGAGATCGGCGCCTGGCGCACCCCGCCTGGCGCCGGCACGCAAGGCGTGCCGGAAAGCTACGGCGGCTTCTACACCCAGGACCAGATCCGCGACCTGGTGGCCTACGCCGCCGCGCGGCACGTCACCATCGTGCCGGAGCTGGACATGCCCGGGCACGCGCAGGCGGCGGTGGCGGCGTATCCGGAACTGGTCGGCGTGACCAAACAGCGGCCGAAGGTGTCGGTGGACTGGGGGGTCAATCCCTACCTGTTCAATACCGACGAAAAGAGCATGACCTTCATCCAGGGCGTGCTCGACGAAGTGCTGCAGCTGTTCCCCTCGCAGTACATCCACATCGGCGGCGACGAAGCGGTCAAGGACCAGTGGGAGCGTTCGCCCGCCGTGCGCGCGCAGATGCGCAAGCTCGGGATCAAGGATGCGCACGCGATGCAGGGCTGGTTCAACCAGCAGTTGTCCGATTACCTGACCAAGCACGACCGGCGCCTGATCGGCTGGGACGAGATCCTGGAAGGCGGCCTGCCGGCCAGCGCATCGGTGATGTCGTGGCGCGGCGTCGATGGCGCGGTGGCCGCGGCCAAGCAAGGCCACGACGTGGTGCTGGTGCCGGCCGGCTGGCTGTACCTGGACAACCTGCAGAGCGCGCGCAGCGACGAGCCCAATGGCCGGCTGGCGGTGCTGCCGCTGCAGAAGGTCTACGAGTTCGATCCGGTCCCGGCCGCGCTCAGCGCCGAGGAAGCCAAGCACGTGCTCGGCGCGCAGGCCGCGCTATGGGCCGAATACATTCCCTCGGCCTGGCATATCGACCATGCGCTGTTCCCGCGCCTGGGCGCGCTGGCCGAGGCGGCGTGGTCGCCGCCGGCGGCGCGCGGCTGGGACGGCTTCCTGCAGCGCCTGCCGGCGCAGCTCAACCGCTACCGCGCGCTGGGCATCGACTACGGCGACGGCGCGTTCGCGCCGGACATCGCCATCCAAGGCGGCGACAACGCCGCGCTGGAAAGCGGCAAGGCCAGCATCGCACTCGGCAACCAGGCCAAGTTCGGCAGCTTCCGCTACACCATCGACGGCAGCGAGCCCACCGCCGATTCGCCGCGTTACGACAAGCCGTTCGACGTGACCCTGCCGGTCACCGTGCGCGCAGCCACCTTCGCCGACGACGGCAGCGTGCTGGCCGCGGCGCGTACCCGCATCCTCGACCGCCCCGGCCTGCTGAGCCGCGACACCCAGGGCCTGAGTTCCTGCGCCGACGGCAGCCTGGGCCTGCGCGTACCGCTGCTGCCGGACATGTCGGGCAAGGACACGCCGGTGTTCAACATCGACCTGTTCGGCAGCTGCTGGCGCTACGCCGACGCGCGCCTGGACGGCATCGCCCGCATCCGCATCGATGCCGCGCGGCTGGCGCGCAATTACGGGCTGGCGCACGAGCAGGTCAAGGTCAAGCAGTACCCGGCCAAGACCGCGCACGGCGAACTGGAAGTGCGCCTGGGCGACTGCAAGGGCAAGCTGCTGGCGCGGATCCCGCTGCCGGGCGGCAAGGCGCTGGGCGAGCAGTTCTCGCTGGAAGCCCCGCTGCCCAAGCAGACCGGCACGCACGACCTGTGCCTGCGCTCGACCGCCCGCATCAACGGCCCGTACTACGCCATCGGCGCCGTCCACCTGATCGAAACCACCGCGCAGGCGCCCCCCGCCGCCGCGCGTTGA
- a CDS encoding glycosyl hydrolase family 18 protein, with translation MMKRFAGLLLALAMVCTPAMAKNPTALFYLMSTQKSTNSFLANVDKIDVVVPTWYGVDQNGLVNGTPNAYIYDIAKRKQLRVMPILSMTTGREGFHKLMHDEDAKKRMIGSLLIHGKKNGYYGFQFDFENIAWTDRDAYTLMVKQTADALHKAGFKMSVAVVPNAPGYAEGGQFSKWMWEYWRGAYDLKALGQAVDLVSLMTYDQHTRWTTPGPVDGMVWMKKHLDYALTQVPKEKLSLGIATYGYRWYTGNPVKEDGTEASNISATYIDADESFPLAIEQNATVQWDAQEQESWFYFYRDDMREWVFRPDARSFRARYDMVKQYGLEGFSCWVLGAEDPKVWDELPAASR, from the coding sequence ATGATGAAGCGATTCGCAGGGCTGCTGCTTGCCCTGGCCATGGTCTGTACCCCCGCCATGGCCAAGAACCCGACCGCGCTGTTCTATTTGATGAGCACGCAGAAATCGACCAACTCGTTCCTGGCCAACGTCGACAAGATCGACGTGGTGGTACCGACCTGGTACGGCGTGGACCAGAACGGCCTGGTCAACGGCACCCCCAACGCGTACATCTACGACATCGCCAAGCGCAAGCAGCTGCGGGTGATGCCGATCCTGTCGATGACCACCGGCCGCGAAGGCTTCCACAAGCTGATGCACGACGAGGATGCGAAGAAGCGCATGATCGGCTCGCTGCTGATCCACGGCAAAAAGAACGGCTACTACGGCTTCCAGTTCGATTTCGAGAACATCGCCTGGACCGACCGCGACGCCTACACGCTGATGGTCAAGCAGACCGCCGACGCACTGCACAAGGCCGGCTTCAAGATGTCGGTGGCGGTGGTGCCGAACGCACCGGGCTACGCCGAAGGCGGGCAGTTCTCCAAGTGGATGTGGGAATACTGGCGCGGCGCCTACGACCTGAAGGCGCTCGGCCAGGCGGTGGATCTGGTCAGCCTGATGACCTACGACCAGCACACCCGCTGGACCACGCCCGGCCCGGTCGACGGCATGGTGTGGATGAAGAAGCACCTGGACTACGCGCTGACCCAGGTGCCGAAGGAGAAGCTGTCGCTGGGCATCGCCACCTACGGCTATCGCTGGTACACCGGCAACCCGGTGAAGGAAGACGGCACCGAAGCGTCCAACATCTCGGCGACCTACATCGATGCCGACGAGTCCTTCCCGCTGGCGATCGAGCAGAACGCCACCGTGCAATGGGATGCGCAGGAGCAGGAGTCGTGGTTCTATTTCTACCGCGACGACATGCGCGAATGGGTGTTCCGTCCGGATGCGCGCAGCTTCCGCGCGCGCTACGACATGGTCAAGCAATACGGCCTGGAAGGCTTCAGCTGCTGGGTGCTGGGTGCCGAGGATCCGAAGGTGTGGGACGAGCTGCCCGCCGCATCGCGCTGA